One region of Bubalus kerabau isolate K-KA32 ecotype Philippines breed swamp buffalo chromosome 6, PCC_UOA_SB_1v2, whole genome shotgun sequence genomic DNA includes:
- the ADAM15 gene encoding disintegrin and metalloproteinase domain-containing protein 15 isoform X4, with product MRLALLWALGLLGAGSPLPSRPLPDIGVTEETQARPERAQNGPLEPQILQDNPTLSLAEALQTSLPEALRIKLELDGESHILELLQNRELVSGRPTLVWYQPDGTRVVGEGHTLENCCYEGRVRGYTHSWVSLCTCSGLRGLVILSPERSYSVELGPGDLQGPPVVSRIQDLLLPHHTCALSWPTSVLPRAVPEHSLGQRHTHRWRRDVVTETKIVELVIVADHAEVKRHRDFQSLLNRTLEVALLLDTFFRPMNVRVALVGLEAWTQHNLIEISQNPGLTLDSFLHWRRTNLLPRLPHDSAQLVTATSFSGPTVGMAIQNSICSPEFSGGVNMDHSTSILGVASSIAHELGHSLGLGHDSPGNSCPCPGPAPAKSCIMEASTDFLPGLNFSNCSRQALEEALLGGMGSCLFERLSSLPSMASVCGNMLVEPGEQCDCGFPDDCTDPCCDYFTCQLRPGAQCASDGLCCHNCQLRPAGWKCRPTRGDCDLPEFCPGDSSQCPPDVSMGDGEPCAGGQAVCMQGRCASYAQQCQALWGPGAKPAAPLCLLTANTRGDAFGSCGRNPDGSYVSCAPRDAMCGQLQCQGGRAQPLLGSARDLRWEMLEANGTQLKLNCSWVHLDLGNDVAQPLLTLPGTACGPGLVCVEQQCQPIEVLGAQECRKRCHGHGVCDSNRRCHCEEGWAPPDCTTHVRATSSLTTGLPLSLLLLLVLVLLGASYWHRARLRQRLCQLKGPSCQYRAAQSGPPERPGPPQRALVMPGAKQASALGFPAPPSRPLPPDPVPKRLQAELADRPNPPTRPLPADPVVRRPKPQGPTKPPPPRKPLPADPHGRRPSGDLSGPGAGIPPPVVPSRPAPPPPAASSLYL from the exons ACCAGTCTGCCTGAGGCTTTGCGGATCAAACTGGAATTGGATGGTGAGAGTCATATCCTGGAGCTGCTGCAGAATAG GGAGCTAGTCTCAGGCCGCCCAACCCTGGTGTGGTACCAGCCTGATGGCACCCGGGTGGTCGGTGAGGGACATACTCTG GAGAACTGCTGCTACGAGGGGAGAGTGCGTGGCTACACGCACTCCTGGGTCTCTCTCTGCACCTGCTCCGGGCTCAG GGGCTTAGTGATCCTGTCCCCAGAGAGAAGCTACTCTGTGGAGCTGGGGCCCGGGGACCTTCAGGGTCCCCCAGTTGTCTCCCGGATCCAAGACCTCCTCCTGCCACACCACACTTGTGCCCTGAGCTGGCCCACATCTGTGCTCCCTCGGGCTGTACCGGAGCACTCCCTGGGACAGCGTCACACTCACCGG TGGAGGCGGGACGTGGTGACAGAGACCAAGATTGTTGAGCTGGTGATTGTGGCTGACCATGCCGAG GTCAAGAGGCACCGGGACTTCCAGAGCCTCCTGAACCGCACCCTGGAAGTGGCCCTCCTCCTGGACACA TTCTTCAGGCCCATGAACgtccgggtggcactagtgggccTGGAGGCCTGGACCCAGCACAACCTGATAGAGATAAgccagaacccaggtctcacactaGACAGCTTCCTCCACTGGCGCCGGACAAACCTGCTGCCTCGGTTGCCCCACGACAGCGCCCAGCTGGTGAC GGCCACTTCATTCTCTGGGCCCACGGTGGGCATGGCCATTCAGAACTCCATCTGTTCTCCTGAGTTTTCAGGAGGCGTGAACATG GACCACTCCACGAGCATCCTGGGAGTCGCCTCCTCAATAGCCCACGAGCTGGGACACAGCCTGGGCCTGGGCCACGACTCCCCTGGGAACAGCTGCCCCTGTCCGGGTCCAGCCCCAGCCAAGAGCTGCATCATGGAGGCCTCCACAGA CTTCCTGCCAGGCTTGAACTTCAGCAACTGCAGCCGACAGGCCCTGGAAGAAGCCCTCCTGGGTGGGATGGGCAGCTGCCTCTTTGAACGGCTGTCCAGTCTGCCTTCTATGGCCAGTGTCTGCGGAAATATGTTGGTGGAGCCCGGCGAGCAGTGTGACTGTGGCTTCCCAGAT GACTGCACTGATCCCTGCTGTGACTACTTCACCTGCCAGCTGAGGCCAGGGGCCCAGTGCGCATCTGATGGACTCTGCTGTCATAATTGCCAG CTGCGTCCAGCTGGCTGGAAGTGTCGCCCCACCAGAGGTGACTGCGACTTGCCTGAGTTCTGCCCAGGAGACAGCTCCCAGTGCCCCCCGGATGTCAGCATGGGGGACGGTGAGCCATGTGCCGGTGGACAGGCTGTGTGCATGCAAGGACGTTGTGCCTCGTATGCCCAGCAGTGCCAGGCTCTCTGGGGGCCTGGGGCCAAGCCCGCCGCACCGCTCTGCCTCCTTACTGCCAATACCAGAGGGGACGCCTTTGGGAGCTGTGGGCGCAACCCTGATGGCAGTTATGTGTCTTGTGCCCCTCG AGATGCCATGTGCGGGCAACTCCAGTGCCAGGGCGGGAGGGCTCAGCCTCTGCTGGGCTCAGCCCGAGATCTTCGCTGGGAGATGCTGGAAGCCAACGGGACCCAGCTGAAGTTGAATTGCAGTTGGGTACACCTGGACCTGGGCAACGACGTGGCCCAGCCCCTCTTGACTCTGCCTGGCACAGCCTGTGGCCCCGGCCTG GTGTGTGTTGAGCAGCAGTGCCAGCCAATAGAGGTCCTGGGAGCACAGGAATGTCGAAAGAGATGCCACGGGCATGGG GTCTGCGACAGCAACAGACGCTGCCACTGTGAGGAGGGCTGGGCACCGCCAGACTGCACCACCCACGTCAGAG CAACCAGCTCCCTGACCACAGGGCTGCCCCTCAGCCTCCTGTTGTTGCTGGTCCTGGTGCTCCTTGGTGCCAGCTACTGGCACCGTGCCCGCTTGCGCCAACGACTCTGCCAGCTCAAAGGACCCAGCTGCCAATACAG GGCAGCCCAGTCTGGTCCCCCAGAACGCCCAGGACCCCCACAGAGGGCCCTCGTGATGCCAGGTGCCAAG CAGGCTAGTGCTCTTGGCTTCCCGGCCCCTCCTTCAAGGCCGCTGCCTCCTGACCCTGTGCCCAAGAGACTCCAG GCTGAGCTGGCAGACCGACCCAATCCCCCCACCCGCCCTCTGCCCGCTGACCCGGTGGTGAGGCGCCCAAAG ccACAGGGGCCCACCAAGCCCCCACCCCCGAGAAAGCCACTGCCTGCTGACCCTCACGGCCGGCGCCCTTCTGGTGATCTCTCTGGCCCTGGAGCTGGAATCCCGCCTCCAGTGGTACCCTCCAG GCCTGCGCCGCCGCCCCCAGCAGCGTCCTCGCTCTACCTCTAA
- the ADAM15 gene encoding disintegrin and metalloproteinase domain-containing protein 15 isoform X10 — protein sequence MRLALLWALGLLGAGSPLPSRPLPDIGVTEETQARPERAQNGPLEPQILQDNPTLSLAEALQTSLPEALRIKLELDGESHILELLQNRELVSGRPTLVWYQPDGTRVVGEGHTLENCCYEGRVRGYTHSWVSLCTCSGLRGLVILSPERSYSVELGPGDLQGPPVVSRIQDLLLPHHTCALSWPTSVLPRAVPEHSLGQRHTHRWRRDVVTETKIVELVIVADHAEVKRHRDFQSLLNRTLEVALLLDTFFRPMNVRVALVGLEAWTQHNLIEISQNPGLTLDSFLHWRRTNLLPRLPHDSAQLVTATSFSGPTVGMAIQNSICSPEFSGGVNMDHSTSILGVASSIAHELGHSLGLGHDSPGNSCPCPGPAPAKSCIMEASTDFLPGLNFSNCSRQALEEALLGGMGSCLFERLSSLPSMASVCGNMLVEPGEQCDCGFPDDCTDPCCDYFTCQLRPGAQCASDGLCCHNCQLRPAGWKCRPTRGDCDLPEFCPGDSSQCPPDVSMGDGEPCAGGQAVCMQGRCASYAQQCQALWGPGAKPAAPLCLLTANTRGDAFGSCGRNPDGSYVSCAPRDAMCGQLQCQGGRAQPLLGSARDLRWEMLEANGTQLKLNCSWVHLDLGNDVAQPLLTLPGTACGPGLVCVEQQCQPIEVLGAQECRKRCHGHGVCDSNRRCHCEEGWAPPDCTTHVRATSSLTTGLPLSLLLLLVLVLLGASYWHRARLRQRLCQLKGPSCQYRAAQSGPPERPGPPQRALVMPGAKPQGPTKPPPPRKPLPADPHGRRPSGDLSGPGAGIPPPVVPSRPAPPPPAASSLYL from the exons ACCAGTCTGCCTGAGGCTTTGCGGATCAAACTGGAATTGGATGGTGAGAGTCATATCCTGGAGCTGCTGCAGAATAG GGAGCTAGTCTCAGGCCGCCCAACCCTGGTGTGGTACCAGCCTGATGGCACCCGGGTGGTCGGTGAGGGACATACTCTG GAGAACTGCTGCTACGAGGGGAGAGTGCGTGGCTACACGCACTCCTGGGTCTCTCTCTGCACCTGCTCCGGGCTCAG GGGCTTAGTGATCCTGTCCCCAGAGAGAAGCTACTCTGTGGAGCTGGGGCCCGGGGACCTTCAGGGTCCCCCAGTTGTCTCCCGGATCCAAGACCTCCTCCTGCCACACCACACTTGTGCCCTGAGCTGGCCCACATCTGTGCTCCCTCGGGCTGTACCGGAGCACTCCCTGGGACAGCGTCACACTCACCGG TGGAGGCGGGACGTGGTGACAGAGACCAAGATTGTTGAGCTGGTGATTGTGGCTGACCATGCCGAG GTCAAGAGGCACCGGGACTTCCAGAGCCTCCTGAACCGCACCCTGGAAGTGGCCCTCCTCCTGGACACA TTCTTCAGGCCCATGAACgtccgggtggcactagtgggccTGGAGGCCTGGACCCAGCACAACCTGATAGAGATAAgccagaacccaggtctcacactaGACAGCTTCCTCCACTGGCGCCGGACAAACCTGCTGCCTCGGTTGCCCCACGACAGCGCCCAGCTGGTGAC GGCCACTTCATTCTCTGGGCCCACGGTGGGCATGGCCATTCAGAACTCCATCTGTTCTCCTGAGTTTTCAGGAGGCGTGAACATG GACCACTCCACGAGCATCCTGGGAGTCGCCTCCTCAATAGCCCACGAGCTGGGACACAGCCTGGGCCTGGGCCACGACTCCCCTGGGAACAGCTGCCCCTGTCCGGGTCCAGCCCCAGCCAAGAGCTGCATCATGGAGGCCTCCACAGA CTTCCTGCCAGGCTTGAACTTCAGCAACTGCAGCCGACAGGCCCTGGAAGAAGCCCTCCTGGGTGGGATGGGCAGCTGCCTCTTTGAACGGCTGTCCAGTCTGCCTTCTATGGCCAGTGTCTGCGGAAATATGTTGGTGGAGCCCGGCGAGCAGTGTGACTGTGGCTTCCCAGAT GACTGCACTGATCCCTGCTGTGACTACTTCACCTGCCAGCTGAGGCCAGGGGCCCAGTGCGCATCTGATGGACTCTGCTGTCATAATTGCCAG CTGCGTCCAGCTGGCTGGAAGTGTCGCCCCACCAGAGGTGACTGCGACTTGCCTGAGTTCTGCCCAGGAGACAGCTCCCAGTGCCCCCCGGATGTCAGCATGGGGGACGGTGAGCCATGTGCCGGTGGACAGGCTGTGTGCATGCAAGGACGTTGTGCCTCGTATGCCCAGCAGTGCCAGGCTCTCTGGGGGCCTGGGGCCAAGCCCGCCGCACCGCTCTGCCTCCTTACTGCCAATACCAGAGGGGACGCCTTTGGGAGCTGTGGGCGCAACCCTGATGGCAGTTATGTGTCTTGTGCCCCTCG AGATGCCATGTGCGGGCAACTCCAGTGCCAGGGCGGGAGGGCTCAGCCTCTGCTGGGCTCAGCCCGAGATCTTCGCTGGGAGATGCTGGAAGCCAACGGGACCCAGCTGAAGTTGAATTGCAGTTGGGTACACCTGGACCTGGGCAACGACGTGGCCCAGCCCCTCTTGACTCTGCCTGGCACAGCCTGTGGCCCCGGCCTG GTGTGTGTTGAGCAGCAGTGCCAGCCAATAGAGGTCCTGGGAGCACAGGAATGTCGAAAGAGATGCCACGGGCATGGG GTCTGCGACAGCAACAGACGCTGCCACTGTGAGGAGGGCTGGGCACCGCCAGACTGCACCACCCACGTCAGAG CAACCAGCTCCCTGACCACAGGGCTGCCCCTCAGCCTCCTGTTGTTGCTGGTCCTGGTGCTCCTTGGTGCCAGCTACTGGCACCGTGCCCGCTTGCGCCAACGACTCTGCCAGCTCAAAGGACCCAGCTGCCAATACAG GGCAGCCCAGTCTGGTCCCCCAGAACGCCCAGGACCCCCACAGAGGGCCCTCGTGATGCCAGGTGCCAAG ccACAGGGGCCCACCAAGCCCCCACCCCCGAGAAAGCCACTGCCTGCTGACCCTCACGGCCGGCGCCCTTCTGGTGATCTCTCTGGCCCTGGAGCTGGAATCCCGCCTCCAGTGGTACCCTCCAG GCCTGCGCCGCCGCCCCCAGCAGCGTCCTCGCTCTACCTCTAA
- the ADAM15 gene encoding disintegrin and metalloproteinase domain-containing protein 15 isoform X5: protein MRLALLWALGLLGAGSPLPSRPLPDIGVTEETQARPERAQNGPLEPQILQDNPTLSLAEALQTSLPEALRIKLELDGESHILELLQNRELVSGRPTLVWYQPDGTRVVGEGHTLENCCYEGRVRGYTHSWVSLCTCSGLRGLVILSPERSYSVELGPGDLQGPPVVSRIQDLLLPHHTCALSWPTSVLPRAVPEHSLGQRHTHRWRRDVVTETKIVELVIVADHAEVKRHRDFQSLLNRTLEVALLLDTFFRPMNVRVALVGLEAWTQHNLIEISQNPGLTLDSFLHWRRTNLLPRLPHDSAQLVTATSFSGPTVGMAIQNSICSPEFSGGVNMDHSTSILGVASSIAHELGHSLGLGHDSPGNSCPCPGPAPAKSCIMEASTDFLPGLNFSNCSRQALEEALLGGMGSCLFERLSSLPSMASVCGNMLVEPGEQCDCGFPDDCTDPCCDYFTCQLRPGAQCASDGLCCHNCQLRPAGWKCRPTRGDCDLPEFCPGDSSQCPPDVSMGDGEPCAGGQAVCMQGRCASYAQQCQALWGPGAKPAAPLCLLTANTRGDAFGSCGRNPDGSYVSCAPRDAMCGQLQCQGGRAQPLLGSARDLRWEMLEANGTQLKLNCSWVHLDLGNDVAQPLLTLPGTACGPGLVCVEQQCQPIEVLGAQECRKRCHGHGVCDSNRRCHCEEGWAPPDCTTHVRATSSLTTGLPLSLLLLLVLVLLGASYWHRARLRQRLCQLKGPSCQYRAAQSGPPERPGPPQRALVMPGAKASALGFPAPPSRPLPPDPVPKRLQAELADRPNPPTRPLPADPVVRRPKPQGPTKPPPPRKPLPADPHGRRPSGDLSGPGAGIPPPVVPSRPAPPPPAASSLYL from the exons ACCAGTCTGCCTGAGGCTTTGCGGATCAAACTGGAATTGGATGGTGAGAGTCATATCCTGGAGCTGCTGCAGAATAG GGAGCTAGTCTCAGGCCGCCCAACCCTGGTGTGGTACCAGCCTGATGGCACCCGGGTGGTCGGTGAGGGACATACTCTG GAGAACTGCTGCTACGAGGGGAGAGTGCGTGGCTACACGCACTCCTGGGTCTCTCTCTGCACCTGCTCCGGGCTCAG GGGCTTAGTGATCCTGTCCCCAGAGAGAAGCTACTCTGTGGAGCTGGGGCCCGGGGACCTTCAGGGTCCCCCAGTTGTCTCCCGGATCCAAGACCTCCTCCTGCCACACCACACTTGTGCCCTGAGCTGGCCCACATCTGTGCTCCCTCGGGCTGTACCGGAGCACTCCCTGGGACAGCGTCACACTCACCGG TGGAGGCGGGACGTGGTGACAGAGACCAAGATTGTTGAGCTGGTGATTGTGGCTGACCATGCCGAG GTCAAGAGGCACCGGGACTTCCAGAGCCTCCTGAACCGCACCCTGGAAGTGGCCCTCCTCCTGGACACA TTCTTCAGGCCCATGAACgtccgggtggcactagtgggccTGGAGGCCTGGACCCAGCACAACCTGATAGAGATAAgccagaacccaggtctcacactaGACAGCTTCCTCCACTGGCGCCGGACAAACCTGCTGCCTCGGTTGCCCCACGACAGCGCCCAGCTGGTGAC GGCCACTTCATTCTCTGGGCCCACGGTGGGCATGGCCATTCAGAACTCCATCTGTTCTCCTGAGTTTTCAGGAGGCGTGAACATG GACCACTCCACGAGCATCCTGGGAGTCGCCTCCTCAATAGCCCACGAGCTGGGACACAGCCTGGGCCTGGGCCACGACTCCCCTGGGAACAGCTGCCCCTGTCCGGGTCCAGCCCCAGCCAAGAGCTGCATCATGGAGGCCTCCACAGA CTTCCTGCCAGGCTTGAACTTCAGCAACTGCAGCCGACAGGCCCTGGAAGAAGCCCTCCTGGGTGGGATGGGCAGCTGCCTCTTTGAACGGCTGTCCAGTCTGCCTTCTATGGCCAGTGTCTGCGGAAATATGTTGGTGGAGCCCGGCGAGCAGTGTGACTGTGGCTTCCCAGAT GACTGCACTGATCCCTGCTGTGACTACTTCACCTGCCAGCTGAGGCCAGGGGCCCAGTGCGCATCTGATGGACTCTGCTGTCATAATTGCCAG CTGCGTCCAGCTGGCTGGAAGTGTCGCCCCACCAGAGGTGACTGCGACTTGCCTGAGTTCTGCCCAGGAGACAGCTCCCAGTGCCCCCCGGATGTCAGCATGGGGGACGGTGAGCCATGTGCCGGTGGACAGGCTGTGTGCATGCAAGGACGTTGTGCCTCGTATGCCCAGCAGTGCCAGGCTCTCTGGGGGCCTGGGGCCAAGCCCGCCGCACCGCTCTGCCTCCTTACTGCCAATACCAGAGGGGACGCCTTTGGGAGCTGTGGGCGCAACCCTGATGGCAGTTATGTGTCTTGTGCCCCTCG AGATGCCATGTGCGGGCAACTCCAGTGCCAGGGCGGGAGGGCTCAGCCTCTGCTGGGCTCAGCCCGAGATCTTCGCTGGGAGATGCTGGAAGCCAACGGGACCCAGCTGAAGTTGAATTGCAGTTGGGTACACCTGGACCTGGGCAACGACGTGGCCCAGCCCCTCTTGACTCTGCCTGGCACAGCCTGTGGCCCCGGCCTG GTGTGTGTTGAGCAGCAGTGCCAGCCAATAGAGGTCCTGGGAGCACAGGAATGTCGAAAGAGATGCCACGGGCATGGG GTCTGCGACAGCAACAGACGCTGCCACTGTGAGGAGGGCTGGGCACCGCCAGACTGCACCACCCACGTCAGAG CAACCAGCTCCCTGACCACAGGGCTGCCCCTCAGCCTCCTGTTGTTGCTGGTCCTGGTGCTCCTTGGTGCCAGCTACTGGCACCGTGCCCGCTTGCGCCAACGACTCTGCCAGCTCAAAGGACCCAGCTGCCAATACAG GGCAGCCCAGTCTGGTCCCCCAGAACGCCCAGGACCCCCACAGAGGGCCCTCGTGATGCCAGGTGCCAAG GCTAGTGCTCTTGGCTTCCCGGCCCCTCCTTCAAGGCCGCTGCCTCCTGACCCTGTGCCCAAGAGACTCCAG GCTGAGCTGGCAGACCGACCCAATCCCCCCACCCGCCCTCTGCCCGCTGACCCGGTGGTGAGGCGCCCAAAG ccACAGGGGCCCACCAAGCCCCCACCCCCGAGAAAGCCACTGCCTGCTGACCCTCACGGCCGGCGCCCTTCTGGTGATCTCTCTGGCCCTGGAGCTGGAATCCCGCCTCCAGTGGTACCCTCCAG GCCTGCGCCGCCGCCCCCAGCAGCGTCCTCGCTCTACCTCTAA
- the ADAM15 gene encoding disintegrin and metalloproteinase domain-containing protein 15 isoform X6: protein MRLALLWALGLLGAGSPLPSRPLPDIGVTEETQARPERAQNGPLEPQILQDNPTLSLAEALQTSLPEALRIKLELDGESHILELLQNRELVSGRPTLVWYQPDGTRVVGEGHTLENCCYEGRVRGYTHSWVSLCTCSGLRGLVILSPERSYSVELGPGDLQGPPVVSRIQDLLLPHHTCALSWPTSVLPRAVPEHSLGQRHTHRWRRDVVTETKIVELVIVADHAEVKRHRDFQSLLNRTLEVALLLDTFFRPMNVRVALVGLEAWTQHNLIEISQNPGLTLDSFLHWRRTNLLPRLPHDSAQLVTATSFSGPTVGMAIQNSICSPEFSGGVNMDHSTSILGVASSIAHELGHSLGLGHDSPGNSCPCPGPAPAKSCIMEASTDFLPGLNFSNCSRQALEEALLGGMGSCLFERLSSLPSMASVCGNMLVEPGEQCDCGFPDDCTDPCCDYFTCQLRPGAQCASDGLCCHNCQLRPAGWKCRPTRGDCDLPEFCPGDSSQCPPDVSMGDGEPCAGGQAVCMQGRCASYAQQCQALWGPGAKPAAPLCLLTANTRGDAFGSCGRNPDGSYVSCAPRDAMCGQLQCQGGRAQPLLGSARDLRWEMLEANGTQLKLNCSWVHLDLGNDVAQPLLTLPGTACGPGLVCVEQQCQPIEVLGAQECRKRCHGHGVCDSNRRCHCEEGWAPPDCTTHVRATSSLTTGLPLSLLLLLVLVLLGASYWHRARLRQRLCQLKGPSCQYRAAQSGPPERPGPPQRALVMPGAKQASALGFPAPPSRPLPPDPVPKRLQPQGPTKPPPPRKPLPADPHGRRPSGDLSGPGAGIPPPVVPSRPAPPPPAASSLYL, encoded by the exons ACCAGTCTGCCTGAGGCTTTGCGGATCAAACTGGAATTGGATGGTGAGAGTCATATCCTGGAGCTGCTGCAGAATAG GGAGCTAGTCTCAGGCCGCCCAACCCTGGTGTGGTACCAGCCTGATGGCACCCGGGTGGTCGGTGAGGGACATACTCTG GAGAACTGCTGCTACGAGGGGAGAGTGCGTGGCTACACGCACTCCTGGGTCTCTCTCTGCACCTGCTCCGGGCTCAG GGGCTTAGTGATCCTGTCCCCAGAGAGAAGCTACTCTGTGGAGCTGGGGCCCGGGGACCTTCAGGGTCCCCCAGTTGTCTCCCGGATCCAAGACCTCCTCCTGCCACACCACACTTGTGCCCTGAGCTGGCCCACATCTGTGCTCCCTCGGGCTGTACCGGAGCACTCCCTGGGACAGCGTCACACTCACCGG TGGAGGCGGGACGTGGTGACAGAGACCAAGATTGTTGAGCTGGTGATTGTGGCTGACCATGCCGAG GTCAAGAGGCACCGGGACTTCCAGAGCCTCCTGAACCGCACCCTGGAAGTGGCCCTCCTCCTGGACACA TTCTTCAGGCCCATGAACgtccgggtggcactagtgggccTGGAGGCCTGGACCCAGCACAACCTGATAGAGATAAgccagaacccaggtctcacactaGACAGCTTCCTCCACTGGCGCCGGACAAACCTGCTGCCTCGGTTGCCCCACGACAGCGCCCAGCTGGTGAC GGCCACTTCATTCTCTGGGCCCACGGTGGGCATGGCCATTCAGAACTCCATCTGTTCTCCTGAGTTTTCAGGAGGCGTGAACATG GACCACTCCACGAGCATCCTGGGAGTCGCCTCCTCAATAGCCCACGAGCTGGGACACAGCCTGGGCCTGGGCCACGACTCCCCTGGGAACAGCTGCCCCTGTCCGGGTCCAGCCCCAGCCAAGAGCTGCATCATGGAGGCCTCCACAGA CTTCCTGCCAGGCTTGAACTTCAGCAACTGCAGCCGACAGGCCCTGGAAGAAGCCCTCCTGGGTGGGATGGGCAGCTGCCTCTTTGAACGGCTGTCCAGTCTGCCTTCTATGGCCAGTGTCTGCGGAAATATGTTGGTGGAGCCCGGCGAGCAGTGTGACTGTGGCTTCCCAGAT GACTGCACTGATCCCTGCTGTGACTACTTCACCTGCCAGCTGAGGCCAGGGGCCCAGTGCGCATCTGATGGACTCTGCTGTCATAATTGCCAG CTGCGTCCAGCTGGCTGGAAGTGTCGCCCCACCAGAGGTGACTGCGACTTGCCTGAGTTCTGCCCAGGAGACAGCTCCCAGTGCCCCCCGGATGTCAGCATGGGGGACGGTGAGCCATGTGCCGGTGGACAGGCTGTGTGCATGCAAGGACGTTGTGCCTCGTATGCCCAGCAGTGCCAGGCTCTCTGGGGGCCTGGGGCCAAGCCCGCCGCACCGCTCTGCCTCCTTACTGCCAATACCAGAGGGGACGCCTTTGGGAGCTGTGGGCGCAACCCTGATGGCAGTTATGTGTCTTGTGCCCCTCG AGATGCCATGTGCGGGCAACTCCAGTGCCAGGGCGGGAGGGCTCAGCCTCTGCTGGGCTCAGCCCGAGATCTTCGCTGGGAGATGCTGGAAGCCAACGGGACCCAGCTGAAGTTGAATTGCAGTTGGGTACACCTGGACCTGGGCAACGACGTGGCCCAGCCCCTCTTGACTCTGCCTGGCACAGCCTGTGGCCCCGGCCTG GTGTGTGTTGAGCAGCAGTGCCAGCCAATAGAGGTCCTGGGAGCACAGGAATGTCGAAAGAGATGCCACGGGCATGGG GTCTGCGACAGCAACAGACGCTGCCACTGTGAGGAGGGCTGGGCACCGCCAGACTGCACCACCCACGTCAGAG CAACCAGCTCCCTGACCACAGGGCTGCCCCTCAGCCTCCTGTTGTTGCTGGTCCTGGTGCTCCTTGGTGCCAGCTACTGGCACCGTGCCCGCTTGCGCCAACGACTCTGCCAGCTCAAAGGACCCAGCTGCCAATACAG GGCAGCCCAGTCTGGTCCCCCAGAACGCCCAGGACCCCCACAGAGGGCCCTCGTGATGCCAGGTGCCAAG CAGGCTAGTGCTCTTGGCTTCCCGGCCCCTCCTTCAAGGCCGCTGCCTCCTGACCCTGTGCCCAAGAGACTCCAG ccACAGGGGCCCACCAAGCCCCCACCCCCGAGAAAGCCACTGCCTGCTGACCCTCACGGCCGGCGCCCTTCTGGTGATCTCTCTGGCCCTGGAGCTGGAATCCCGCCTCCAGTGGTACCCTCCAG GCCTGCGCCGCCGCCCCCAGCAGCGTCCTCGCTCTACCTCTAA